The following are encoded in a window of Arctopsyche grandis isolate Sample6627 chromosome 4, ASM5162203v2, whole genome shotgun sequence genomic DNA:
- the LOC143910765 gene encoding uncharacterized protein LOC143910765 encodes MPRPPRESYGEQKPPYSYISLTAMAIWSSPDKMLPLADIYRFITDRFPYYRRNTQRWQNSLRHNLSFNDCFVKIPRRPDRPGKGAYWALHPSALDMFENGSFLRRRKRFKLPARLQHELASLARLPPPIGAPGAVATQSLPPLGPPATTLPTPHRPKSFTIDSIIQSDHRRSDEVRWDGGEASNATLWQPGLLSGLGGGGSLCGAFLPLQQAALYEYASALAALGSPSLVKPYPLLATPTLPAGLLHPPLMYSHAGQLGLELLGLGHAGERATLPGHHHLPSLPPPSGADPSGVEDGADSLYRNSPV; translated from the exons ATGCCACGTCCTCCGCGCGAGTCCTACGGCGAGCAGAAGCCGCCGTATTCCTACATCTCGCTGACGGCAATGGCTATCTGGAGCTCGCCGGACAAGATGCTACCATTAGCTGACATCTACCGCTTCATCACAGATCGTTTCCCTTACTATCGTCGCAACACGCAGCGTTGGCAGAACTCACTAAGACACAACCTGTCCTTCAACGACTGCTTCGTCAAG ATTCCGCGACGGCCGGATAGGCCGGGTAAGGGCGCCTATTGGGCGCTGCATCCATCTGCTCTGGATATGTTCGAGAACGGTTCATTCTTGCGCAGACGGAAACGGTTCAAGTTGCCAGCCCGGCTGCAGCACGAGCTGGCTTCCTTGGCGAGGCTGCCGCCCCCGATTGGCGCCCCCGGAGCCGTCGCCACGCAGTCTCTGCCTCCCCTTGGACCACCTGCGACCACTCTACCCACACCGCACAGACCCAAGTCTTTCACCATCGACAGCATCATTCAATCAGACCACAGGCGAAGCGATGAg GTGCGATGGGATGGAGGCGAAGCCAGTAATGCAACTCTTTGGCAACCTGGTTTATTGAGTGGTCTAGGAGGAGGAGGCAGTCTTTGTGGTGCATTTCTGCCTTTACAACAAGCTGCTCTATATGAGTACGCTTCAGCACTAGCAGCTTTGGGTTCACCATCGCTGGTCAAACCTTACCCGTTGTTGGCGACCCCAACTTTACCGGCGGGGTTGTTACATCCTCCGTTGATGTATAGCCATGCTGGTCAATTGGGACTAGAGCTGTTGGGTCTGGGTCACGCTGGAGAACGTGCCACCCTCCCTGGTCATCATCATTTGCCGTCACTTCCACCGCCTTCGGGCGCAGATCCTTCAGGAGTCGAAGACGGAGCTGACAGTCTCTACAGAAACTCTCCTGTGTGA